A region from the Rhinoderma darwinii isolate aRhiDar2 chromosome 2, aRhiDar2.hap1, whole genome shotgun sequence genome encodes:
- the LOC142740471 gene encoding matrix metalloproteinase-18-like: MFCLPVLFLTWAALSAAFPAASQEDLEVRHAKMAEKYLERFYDLKNTGRPVGRNKNNNPFVKKLQEMQQFFGLEVTGNLDQKTVEMMEKPRCGVHDIGEYNTVPKSAAWQKNDITYKIVNFTPDLPQADVESSIKRAFKVWSDVTPLTFTRVYQGDCDIEIKFVDGDHGDNSPFDGPNGILAHAFQPGPHLGGDTHFDDAETFTKNSQQYNLFLVAAHEFGHALGLHHSTDQGALMYPTYPNTDPAQFRLPQDDIEAIQSLYGQTSNPIQPTGPTTPSKCDPNIVFDAVTTLRGELFFFVNRFIIRIHPRGGESDLLFIQTLWPSLPNDIDAAYENPLTDEILVFKGNKYWTLDGFDVTQGPRSITKLGFPKNVKKIDAAVHVEHLSKTYFFVNNKYYSYDEDKQAMDEGFPKFIAKGFPGIRPKINAAFYYRGLLYFFQESAQYEYSIESSRIRQVLKTNSWLGC, translated from the exons ATGTTCTGTCTCCCCGTCCTGTTCCTGACTTGggctgcactatctgctgccttCCCAGCTGCATCTCAAGAAGACCTGGAAGTCAGACATGCAAAAATGGCAGAG AAATATCTGGAAAGGTTCTATGATCTGAAAAATACTGGAAGACCAGTCGGAAGAAATAAGAACAATAATCCTTTTGTTAAAAAACTTCAAGAAATGCAGCAGTTCTTTGGTCTGGAAGTGACAGGAAACCTGGACCAGAAGACTGTAGAAATGATGGAAAAACCTCGCTGTGGTGTTCATGACATCGGTGAATACAACACAGTTCCCAAAAGTGCTGCCTGGCAGAAAAATGACATCACCTACAA AATTGTGAATTTTACACCCGATCTACCACAAGCTGATGTGGAATCCTCCATCAAGAGAGCGTTCAAAGTCTGGAGTGATGTGACCCCACTGACCTTCACCAGAGTCTATCAAGGAGATTGTGATATTGAAATCAAATTTGTTGATGGAG ATCACGGTGATAACAGTCCATTTGATGGACCCAATGGAATTTTAGCCCACGCTTTCCAACCTGGGCCTCATCTTGGGGGAGATACTCACTTTGATGATGCTGAGACATTTACAAAAAACAGCCAAC AATACAATTTGTTTCTGGTGGCTGCTCATGAATTTGGACACGCTCTAGGCCTTCATCATTCCACAGACCAAGGAGCCCTAATGTATCCCACTTACCCAAACACTGACCCTGCTCAATTCCGACTTCCTCAAGACGATATTGAAGCTATACAGTCTCTCTATG gacaGACATCAAATCCCATTCAGCCAACTGGGCCTACGACACCTTCTAAATGTGACCCAAATATTGTCTTTGATGCTGTGACCACTCTTCGAGGAGAACTGTTCTTTTTTGTAAACAG GTTTATAATTCGCATACATCCTCGAGGAGGCGAATCTGACTTACTTTTCATCCAGACATTGTGGCCATCTTTACCTAATGACATTGATGCTGCCTATGAGAATCCACTTACCGATGAAATTCTTGTTTTTAAAG GAAACAAATATTGGACTCTTGATGGCTTTGATGTGACCCAAGGACCCAGAAGCATCACCAAACTAGGATTtcccaaaaatgttaaaaaaattgacGCCGCCGTTCATGTCGAGCACCTGAGCAAAACATACTTCTTTGTGAACAATAAGTATTATAG CTATGATGAAGACAAACAAGCCATGGATGAAGGATTTCCAAAGTTCATTGCCAAAGGCTTCCCAGGAATAAGACCAAAGATAAATGCAGCATTTTATTACAGAG gACTTCTTTACTTCTTCCAGGAATCAGCTCAGTATGAATATAGCATAGAGTCCAGCAGAATCCGGCAAGTCCTCAAAACTAACAGCTGGCTGGGATGTTAA